The Rhodococcus triatomae genome includes a window with the following:
- a CDS encoding alpha/beta fold hydrolase produces the protein MSRPRVRPLRPVPDAEPRMMFRTIHGYRRAFRMAGEGPALLLLHGIGDNSSTWTEIIPHLAKNYTVIAPDLLGHGRSDKPRADYSVAAYANGMRDLLSTLGVENVTVVGHSLGGGVAMQFAYQFPQMVDRLILVSAGGVTKDVHPLLRLASVPIANEALKLLRIPGAMPLVQLVGSALSSLHGTSLRPGAILHDTPDLVRVLSALPDPTAYEAYLRTLRAVVDWRGQVVTMLDRCYLTENLPVQLIWGDQDSVIPVSHAHLAHAAMPDSRLDIFRGAGHFPFRDDPMHFLEVVEDFLSSTRPLVYDEARWRQMLISGVGESVITGSAATRMAVLDAMGSDERSAT, from the coding sequence ATGAGCAGACCTCGCGTTCGTCCACTCAGGCCGGTACCGGATGCCGAACCTCGGATGATGTTCCGCACGATCCACGGATACCGGCGGGCGTTCCGCATGGCGGGCGAGGGGCCGGCGCTGCTGCTTCTGCACGGAATCGGCGACAACTCGTCGACGTGGACGGAAATCATCCCCCACCTGGCGAAGAACTACACCGTGATCGCGCCGGACCTGCTCGGTCACGGTCGCTCCGACAAGCCTCGCGCCGACTACTCGGTGGCCGCGTACGCGAACGGGATGCGTGATCTGCTGTCCACCCTGGGCGTCGAGAACGTCACGGTGGTCGGCCACTCGCTCGGCGGCGGCGTCGCAATGCAGTTCGCGTACCAGTTTCCGCAGATGGTCGACCGCCTCATCCTCGTGTCCGCGGGTGGCGTCACGAAGGACGTCCACCCCCTGTTGAGGCTGGCGTCCGTACCGATCGCCAACGAGGCCCTCAAGCTTCTGCGAATCCCGGGTGCCATGCCGCTGGTGCAGTTGGTCGGCTCCGCGCTGTCCTCCCTGCACGGCACGTCGCTACGCCCCGGCGCCATCCTGCACGACACCCCGGATCTGGTCCGCGTCCTGTCCGCACTCCCCGACCCCACGGCGTACGAGGCCTATCTGCGCACCCTGCGGGCAGTCGTCGACTGGCGCGGCCAGGTGGTCACCATGCTCGACCGATGTTATCTGACCGAAAATCTCCCCGTTCAGCTCATCTGGGGCGACCAGGATTCGGTCATACCGGTCAGCCACGCCCATCTCGCCCACGCCGCGATGCCCGATTCACGACTCGACATCTTCCGTGGCGCCGGTCACTTCCCCTTCCGGGACGACCCGATGCACTTCCTCGAAGTGGTGGAGGACTTCCTCTCGTCCACCCGCCCGCTCGTGTACGACGAGGCCCGCTGGCGGCAGATGCTGATCTCCGGCGTCGGCGAGTCCGTGATCACCGGTAGCGCCGCCACCCGCATGGCCGTGCTCGACGCCATGGGTTCCGACGAACGCAGCGCCACCTGA
- a CDS encoding proteasome assembly chaperone family protein gives MDEQSKMYELEFPGPELSSEDGQGPVLIHGLEGFSDAGHAVRLATTHLRESLESELVASFAVDELVDYRSRRPTMTFKTDHFSAYDAPQLNLYALRDTAGTPFLLLAGVEPDLRWERFVTAVRLLAEQLGVRRTVGLSAIPMAIPHTRPLGLTAHSTNKDLVAGHHSWPGEIQVPGSASALIEMRMAQHGHEAVGFSVHVPHYLAQTDYPAAAETLLENVVEVADLQLPLVALGEASARVREQIDEHVADNAEIEGVVRALERQYDAFVTAQEQQSSLLAGDEELPSGDELGARFEQFLAEQAGNDPGQPGNGQPGND, from the coding sequence ATGGACGAGCAGTCGAAGATGTACGAACTCGAGTTTCCCGGGCCCGAACTGTCGTCCGAGGACGGTCAGGGCCCCGTTCTGATCCACGGTCTCGAGGGATTCTCCGACGCCGGGCACGCGGTCCGCCTGGCGACCACCCACCTGCGCGAGAGCCTGGAATCGGAACTCGTCGCGTCCTTCGCCGTGGACGAGCTGGTCGATTACCGCTCGCGCCGACCCACCATGACGTTCAAGACCGACCACTTCTCGGCGTACGACGCCCCACAGCTGAACCTCTACGCACTGCGCGACACGGCGGGAACACCGTTTCTGCTGCTCGCGGGCGTGGAACCGGACCTGCGCTGGGAGCGATTCGTGACGGCGGTGCGCCTGCTCGCCGAACAGCTCGGCGTTCGGCGCACGGTAGGACTGAGCGCGATTCCCATGGCCATTCCGCACACCCGCCCGCTGGGTCTCACCGCGCACTCGACGAACAAGGACCTGGTGGCAGGGCATCACAGCTGGCCGGGCGAGATCCAGGTACCCGGGAGCGCCTCCGCCCTCATCGAGATGCGCATGGCACAGCACGGTCACGAAGCGGTGGGATTCTCCGTGCACGTCCCGCACTATCTCGCCCAGACCGACTATCCGGCGGCCGCGGAGACGCTGCTGGAGAACGTGGTCGAGGTGGCCGACCTGCAGCTTCCGCTGGTCGCTCTGGGTGAGGCGTCCGCACGGGTCCGTGAGCAGATCGACGAGCACGTCGCCGACAACGCCGAGATCGAGGGGGTGGTGCGAGCACTCGAACGCCAGTACGACGCGTTCGTCACCGCCCAGGAGCAGCAGTCCAGCCTCCTCGCCGGTGACGAGGAGCTCCCCAGCGGAGACGAACTGGGCGCTCGTTTCGAGCAGTTCCTCGCCGAACAGGCCGGTAACGACCCCGGACAGCCCGGTAACGGACAACCTGGTAACGACTGA
- a CDS encoding sensor domain-containing protein, with the protein MNCSRLRGSRLRVRVLAGLSLALVSVVAAVGCGQTIVGTATASEEMVDGARGGDLSGLLLDPAAFPPQYPAIVLPPSAVAQAAPDLTGVPPGAVVDPLECMPDVQGYGPDRTVMAVGTDETSRSTITVEVARVRESLPEWTERHRECEDITVSSSGATSEVQTRSTPARPVSAEDSAALRRTVTSGGESTPVRQSMLTLVAQTEDIRVLATLMYFGDRQPDTAALDDVFVEAIGAAGL; encoded by the coding sequence GTGAACTGTTCTCGACTGCGCGGTTCCCGACTGCGTGTTCGCGTCCTGGCCGGGCTCTCTCTCGCGCTGGTGTCCGTGGTCGCGGCCGTGGGATGCGGTCAGACGATCGTCGGTACGGCGACGGCCTCGGAGGAGATGGTCGACGGGGCCCGCGGGGGCGACCTGTCGGGGCTGCTGCTCGACCCGGCGGCCTTCCCTCCGCAGTACCCGGCGATCGTGCTGCCACCGTCGGCCGTCGCACAGGCAGCCCCCGATCTGACCGGCGTCCCCCCGGGCGCGGTGGTGGATCCCCTCGAGTGCATGCCGGATGTGCAGGGCTACGGCCCCGACCGGACCGTGATGGCGGTGGGCACCGACGAGACGAGTCGGTCGACCATCACGGTGGAGGTGGCGCGGGTTCGGGAATCGCTGCCGGAATGGACCGAACGACATCGCGAATGCGAGGACATCACGGTGAGTTCGTCGGGTGCGACCTCCGAGGTGCAGACGCGGAGCACCCCGGCGCGGCCGGTGAGCGCCGAGGATTCGGCCGCTCTCCGCCGGACGGTGACGTCCGGTGGGGAAAGCACACCGGTGCGGCAGTCCATGCTCACACTCGTCGCGCAGACGGAGGACATCCGAGTGTTGGCGACGTTGATGTACTTCGGTGACAGACAACCGGATACGGCCGCGCTCGACGACGTGTTCGTCGAGGCGATCGGCGCGGCCGGCCTCTAG